In one Leptotrichia sp. OH3620_COT-345 genomic region, the following are encoded:
- a CDS encoding TraM recognition domain-containing protein, which yields MLSKILKNYKNSYKSFVPYEILIDEGIVLNKTNSFMSCFRVRFNDLDYLEVEDYETILNRINQAIRRLPDGYSIHFEVQRNKSNEYPAKDLNDKPYPTRIIERLRENSVKKEEFYITEYFISVTYTMKPDVVSYLDKFINFFKTFKLRKSKEIEKSKEELLKEFKKELTEFKNTVELFVTQYRTAAISVDQLTDRELLGFLYTAVNNEKRETVGVPPIGSMYIDELITASTLTNEDDEKPAKIMNDYIKAITINLYPGKTYPRIFNELENLNFEYRFVTRFIVLTREEALDILKKARIYFNFKLKSLIQWIIDGINQRETTSIDTNQLEKINEADEIEMELKSGEASLGYYTFTFLIKDKDLESLDRKVQEVRKVLSVLDFVANEDKYNTFDSIFGSIPGNIVANIRKVPMSSKSVATLMPMSSLYVGDKYNRHLKDIALFTTKTEKELFYFNLHNGDVGHTSLIGPTGYGKSFLLNFLATEFGKYEYQKLMENEQGQPEYITKKAQVFFFDVGGSSRVLCELNGGKFYDLGKDDEETNEMEVSFQPLANIDDDKEKEWALSWISILLEQEGINVDARVRTILWEAIKSLASSDIKRESRTLSNYCAYIQSRNIREALSIYCGTEAYAKYFDSSKEEMEENNFIVFEMNNVITNEKVIVPLLDYIFHKIERDKLDGTPTLIIVDEFQVLVKNEKMKEKIEKWLNTLRKYNASVILSTQSLKHLSESSIAASIIDACKTNIYLPNERAMSTWRDLYHRFNLNDKEIEEIRNGLKKMDYFVKRTDGTRLFQLNSTATEISLVGSSDKNDQKKIIQLKKMLDEIPMSEEKRILQLNKEWINYKYKMNQIPLYEIEQYKDILLGGD from the coding sequence ATGTTATCAAAAATATTGAAAAACTATAAAAATTCATATAAGTCCTTTGTACCCTATGAAATACTTATTGATGAAGGGATAGTTCTTAACAAAACAAACAGTTTCATGTCCTGTTTTAGAGTTCGGTTTAATGATTTGGATTACTTGGAAGTAGAGGACTATGAAACAATTTTAAATAGAATAAATCAGGCAATAAGAAGATTACCGGACGGTTACAGTATTCATTTTGAGGTACAAAGAAATAAGTCGAATGAATATCCAGCGAAGGATTTAAATGATAAACCTTATCCGACAAGGATTATAGAAAGACTTAGAGAAAATTCAGTAAAAAAGGAAGAGTTTTATATAACAGAATATTTTATTTCTGTTACATATACTATGAAGCCTGATGTTGTAAGTTATCTTGATAAATTTATAAATTTTTTTAAAACATTTAAATTAAGGAAATCAAAAGAAATTGAAAAAAGTAAAGAGGAATTGCTGAAAGAGTTCAAAAAAGAACTTACCGAATTTAAAAATACGGTTGAATTATTCGTAACGCAATACAGAACTGCTGCAATAAGTGTAGATCAGCTTACAGATAGGGAACTACTAGGCTTCCTGTATACGGCTGTAAATAATGAAAAAAGAGAAACAGTGGGAGTACCGCCTATAGGAAGTATGTATATAGACGAACTTATTACAGCTTCGACTTTAACAAATGAAGATGATGAGAAGCCTGCAAAAATAATGAATGATTATATAAAAGCTATAACTATTAATTTATATCCGGGAAAAACTTATCCAAGAATTTTCAATGAACTGGAAAATTTAAATTTTGAATACAGGTTTGTAACGAGATTCATTGTATTAACAAGAGAAGAGGCACTGGATATATTAAAAAAAGCAAGAATATATTTTAATTTTAAACTTAAAAGTTTAATACAGTGGATTATAGACGGAATAAATCAGAGAGAAACAACGAGTATAGATACGAATCAGCTTGAAAAAATAAATGAAGCTGATGAAATTGAAATGGAACTTAAATCGGGAGAAGCAAGTTTAGGATATTATACTTTTACTTTCCTTATAAAAGATAAAGATTTGGAGTCTTTAGACAGAAAAGTACAGGAAGTAAGAAAAGTATTAAGTGTTTTGGATTTTGTAGCTAATGAAGATAAATATAATACCTTTGATTCTATTTTCGGCTCTATTCCGGGAAATATTGTGGCAAATATAAGAAAAGTTCCTATGAGCAGTAAAAGCGTAGCAACATTAATGCCTATGAGCAGTCTGTATGTAGGAGATAAATATAATAGGCATTTAAAAGATATTGCACTTTTTACTACCAAAACAGAAAAGGAATTATTTTATTTCAATCTCCATAACGGAGATGTAGGACATACAAGCCTTATAGGTCCTACAGGATATGGAAAATCTTTTCTTTTAAATTTTCTTGCTACTGAATTTGGAAAATATGAATATCAGAAATTAATGGAAAATGAACAAGGGCAACCTGAATATATAACAAAGAAAGCTCAGGTTTTTTTCTTCGATGTAGGAGGTTCGAGCAGAGTTTTATGTGAATTGAACGGAGGAAAATTTTATGATTTAGGAAAAGATGATGAAGAAACTAATGAAATGGAAGTATCATTCCAACCATTAGCAAATATAGACGATGATAAAGAAAAAGAGTGGGCGTTAAGTTGGATTTCCATTTTGCTGGAACAGGAAGGAATTAATGTAGACGCAAGAGTTAGAACTATCTTATGGGAAGCTATAAAATCTTTGGCAAGTTCCGACATAAAAAGAGAAAGCAGAACTTTAAGTAACTACTGTGCCTACATTCAATCAAGAAACATAAGGGAAGCATTGAGTATTTACTGTGGAACTGAAGCATATGCAAAATATTTTGACAGCAGTAAGGAAGAAATGGAAGAAAATAATTTTATAGTATTTGAAATGAATAATGTAATTACTAATGAAAAAGTGATTGTTCCTCTGCTTGATTATATATTTCATAAAATTGAAAGAGATAAACTGGACGGGACACCGACACTTATAATAGTAGATGAGTTTCAAGTATTGGTAAAAAATGAGAAAATGAAGGAAAAAATAGAAAAATGGCTTAATACATTAAGAAAATATAATGCTTCGGTTATTCTATCTACACAGTCACTAAAACATTTGTCTGAATCAAGTATAGCTGCCTCAATAATAGACGCATGTAAGACAAATATTTATTTGCCTAATGAAAGAGCGATGTCTACATGGAGAGATTTGTATCATAGATTTAATTTAAATGACAAAGAAATAGAAGAAATCAGGAATGGACTTAAAAAAATGGATTATTTTGTTAAAAGAACTGACGGAACAAGATTATTTCAGCTAAACAGTACAGCAACAGAAATTTCTCTTGTCGGTTCATCTGATAAAAATGACCAGAAAAAAATAATTCAGTTAAAAAAAATGTTAGATGAAATTCCAATGTCTGAAGAAAAAAGAATTCTTCAGCTGAATAAGGAATGGATAAATTATAAGTACAAAATGAATCAGATACCGTTATATGAAATAGAGCAATATAAAGATATTTTATTAGGAGGAGATTAA
- a CDS encoding VirB3 family type IV secretion system protein, with amino-acid sequence MIEIRLYQGLVEKKNIFGIPIEFIVIFGALIGILYLMFWSWLVVIPVIILYIATAYISKKDMIFILIYLNNIVKNPVWLGF; translated from the coding sequence ATGATTGAAATCAGGTTATATCAGGGATTAGTTGAAAAGAAAAATATATTTGGAATTCCTATAGAGTTTATAGTTATATTCGGAGCACTTATAGGGATACTATATTTAATGTTTTGGAGTTGGCTTGTAGTAATACCTGTAATAATTTTATATATTGCTACCGCATATATTTCAAAAAAAGATATGATATTTATACTTATATATTTAAATAATATAGTGAAAAATCCTGTTTGGCTTGGATTTTAG
- a CDS encoding lytic transglycosylase domain-containing protein: protein MKIILLMTLFLFNITFTMENYLIKYNPKLDKTTAKYIVYNVMENSRKYDINPYLVLAVMQTESSFNHNTVSHAGAKGLMQLMPFNFREFNVDNTIAGNIRGGVLHLKRDFERTKNIRDTLICYNAGCGRLKNNAWLNIKETRDYIVKVDKFYKKIMEYRKNRNPNFENTLKISKTDNTKIESGNKTVKAEIEEEESKIKKGWRNNNTISYIKRDLKTVEKRENEEDF, encoded by the coding sequence ATGAAAATAATTTTGTTAATGACACTATTTTTATTTAATATAACTTTTACAATGGAAAATTATTTAATAAAGTATAACCCGAAATTAGATAAAACAACAGCAAAGTATATAGTTTACAATGTAATGGAAAATAGCAGAAAGTATGATATTAATCCTTATTTAGTTTTAGCCGTTATGCAGACAGAAAGTTCCTTTAATCATAATACAGTAAGTCATGCCGGAGCGAAAGGACTTATGCAGCTTATGCCTTTCAATTTCCGTGAGTTTAATGTTGACAATACAATTGCGGGAAATATAAGAGGGGGAGTGCTTCATTTAAAAAGAGACTTTGAAAGGACAAAAAACATAAGAGATACTTTAATTTGCTATAATGCCGGCTGCGGACGTTTAAAAAATAATGCATGGTTGAATATAAAGGAAACAAGAGATTATATTGTTAAAGTAGATAAATTTTATAAAAAGATAATGGAATACAGAAAAAACAGAAATCCAAATTTTGAAAATACTTTAAAAATAAGTAAAACGGACAACACAAAAATAGAATCGGGAAATAAAACAGTTAAAGCGGAAATTGAAGAGGAAGAGAGTAAGATAAAGAAAGGCTGGAGAAATAATAACACAATATCATATATAAAAAGAGACCTTAAAACTGTAGAAAAGAGGGAAAATGAAGAAGATTTTTAG
- a CDS encoding PBECR4 domain-containing protein, with protein MREQSYKVQEIFKWFSKYDKEDICIKSKSKEFFIEINNKSLPHLLGLQYINDNESKHGVLKGQRLYNKINEENLSDQDIYDLIAEHNANKIDSVANRINTFKEFMENLENGYIFEQTNQYTQIKSNYLVVQTKNNQFLHLGIRKEEYGDIITEFEVDNRTKDILETYFAREDINYFENSRIFEKITEISKYNDKTKKYELFSFKEDKEKHFWENETETEEKER; from the coding sequence ATGAGAGAGCAATCTTACAAGGTTCAGGAGATATTTAAATGGTTTTCCAAATATGACAAGGAAGATATATGCATAAAAAGTAAAAGTAAGGAATTTTTTATAGAAATAAACAATAAATCTCTTCCTCATTTATTAGGATTACAGTATATCAATGATAATGAAAGTAAACATGGAGTGCTAAAAGGTCAAAGATTATATAACAAAATAAATGAAGAAAATCTATCCGATCAGGATATATATGATTTAATAGCTGAACATAATGCAAATAAGATTGATAGTGTAGCCAACAGAATTAATACTTTCAAAGAATTTATGGAAAATTTGGAAAATGGATATATTTTTGAACAGACGAATCAATATACTCAAATAAAAAGTAATTACTTAGTTGTTCAGACAAAAAATAATCAGTTTCTTCATTTAGGAATAAGAAAAGAAGAATACGGAGATATAATAACAGAATTTGAAGTTGATAATAGAACGAAGGATATACTGGAAACTTATTTTGCAAGGGAAGATATAAATTATTTTGAAAACAGCAGAATATTTGAAAAAATCACTGAAATTTCAAAATATAATGACAAAACAAAAAAATATGAATTATTTTCTTTTAAAGAAGATAAAGAGAAACATTTCTGGGAAAATGAAACTGAAACCGAAGAAAAAGAAAGATGA
- a CDS encoding ATPase, T2SS/T4P/T4SS family encodes MTEAEKRDIDKRKKINFLNENLGDEILDLLDREDINEISVNQDGKVWIDIAKEGYVKTETIYDNLRRKTIIEVIASFNGKSANNDTPIVSATLPNKERFEGILGEPVDDKPVFSIRKPSRGIIPLENFFKAVFEDENGEEIYDILSKAENSQELIKMAILNRANILVNGGTSSGKTSLTNAMIQLLNGTKDRIITIEDTRELNCRDIENKVMLRTTETVSAKDLLRSCMRLNPDRIFVGELRRGEETIELLKAWNSGHPGGISTIHANTNQSALKKVEQYLGEVSSRKQIGMILEAVNIVVNITKQNTVRGIKEIALVKGYDYEKKEYILEKIN; translated from the coding sequence ATGACGGAAGCTGAAAAAAGAGATATAGACAAACGGAAAAAAATAAACTTTCTGAATGAAAACTTAGGAGATGAAATATTGGATTTGCTTGATAGAGAAGATATAAATGAAATTTCAGTAAATCAGGACGGAAAAGTATGGATAGATATAGCAAAAGAAGGGTATGTAAAAACAGAAACCATATACGATAATTTAAGAAGAAAAACTATTATCGAAGTTATCGCTTCCTTTAACGGAAAAAGTGCCAACAATGATACACCTATAGTTTCCGCTACTTTACCGAATAAAGAAAGATTTGAGGGGATACTGGGAGAACCTGTAGATGATAAACCCGTATTCTCAATCAGAAAGCCGAGCAGAGGAATAATTCCGTTGGAAAATTTCTTTAAAGCCGTATTTGAAGATGAAAATGGAGAAGAAATATACGATATACTTTCCAAAGCTGAAAATTCTCAAGAGTTGATAAAAATGGCGATATTAAATAGAGCCAATATTTTAGTAAACGGTGGAACATCATCAGGAAAAACCAGTCTTACGAATGCTATGATACAGCTCTTAAACGGTACTAAGGACAGAATAATAACAATAGAGGATACTCGGGAACTTAACTGTAGAGATATAGAAAACAAAGTTATGTTAAGAACAACAGAAACAGTAAGTGCAAAAGATTTACTAAGATCTTGTATGAGACTTAACCCGGACAGAATTTTTGTGGGAGAGTTGCGAAGAGGAGAAGAAACCATAGAATTACTTAAAGCGTGGAATTCAGGACACCCGGGAGGAATATCAACAATACATGCCAATACTAATCAATCTGCTTTAAAGAAAGTTGAACAGTATTTAGGAGAAGTAAGTTCAAGAAAACAGATCGGAATGATACTGGAAGCTGTAAATATAGTTGTAAATATAACAAAACAGAATACAGTTAGAGGAATAAAAGAAATTGCATTAGTAAAGGGATACGATTATGAGAAAAAGGAATATATTTTAGAAAAAATAAATTAA
- a CDS encoding type IV secretory system conjugative DNA transfer family protein has protein sequence MNLKETWNEIKKLRWKNMKNTEKKFIITTVIALIVIIVSCLFVFFSIYSWVMGNPKQLDIWLLLKTEKFNVYIPHKEMFNLFKTTPNAYIKTKNIFKWVLITEFLLWFFIALPFKYKRKDITHGSARWANFDDLGYSGFFFPTKYAKAFELNLLEENGVVLGEYNGRILRDNGKTHIILSAPTRTGKGVSVIIPTLVDTWKDSVLVLDVKGENHQMTAGWRKKEFKNKILKFSPKKKDSCKFNPLQEIRYLTDKEIEDAQVIAKLIVIGDSSSSDPFWENAGSDFILGIIMYELYRTRGKAGLGNVVDFITDASKPINKRMTEIITKPMFDKNNFEDREIMEKLTEIYPMEADVVKKGFHPFVIRAMADTLQKGEKTMASIIATAKAALSVFELPTVKYNTSDSDFRIMDLMAGDKPISLYIVIEPGDLQALAPLLRILIIQCVTLLTPEMDYTGNNKNAVKFKHRLLMLLDEFPSIGKMEILEKAIGYVAGYGMKMMLVVQSLDQLNKIYTKDNAFLSNCQNQIFYTSNENQTSEYISKTIGTETVISKSYSGGIIKRNSTISKTGRELLKAEEMRRFPLDKILLLVGGKYPIQTKKILFFDDKRFKHKIKIPIDPTPAMQAEMEIMKRMKK, from the coding sequence ATGAATTTAAAAGAAACATGGAACGAAATTAAAAAATTAAGATGGAAAAATATGAAAAATACTGAAAAAAAATTTATTATAACAACAGTTATAGCTTTAATAGTAATTATAGTTTCCTGTTTATTTGTATTTTTTTCTATCTATTCATGGGTAATGGGTAATCCTAAACAATTAGATATATGGTTACTTTTAAAAACAGAAAAATTTAATGTGTATATTCCGCATAAAGAAATGTTTAATTTATTTAAAACAACTCCTAATGCTTATATTAAAACAAAAAATATATTTAAATGGGTATTAATTACAGAATTTCTTTTATGGTTTTTTATAGCATTACCTTTTAAATATAAGAGAAAAGATATAACTCACGGAAGTGCAAGATGGGCAAATTTTGATGATTTGGGGTATTCCGGGTTTTTCTTTCCGACTAAATATGCAAAAGCATTTGAACTTAATCTATTGGAAGAAAACGGAGTCGTCTTGGGTGAATATAACGGGAGAATTTTAAGGGACAACGGGAAGACACATATAATACTTTCAGCACCTACAAGAACAGGAAAGGGAGTTTCCGTAATAATTCCTACACTTGTGGATACTTGGAAAGACAGTGTTTTGGTACTTGACGTAAAAGGAGAAAATCATCAGATGACAGCTGGCTGGAGAAAAAAAGAATTTAAAAATAAAATACTTAAATTTTCTCCTAAGAAAAAAGATTCCTGTAAGTTTAATCCTTTACAGGAAATAAGATATTTAACTGACAAGGAAATAGAGGACGCACAGGTTATAGCTAAATTAATTGTAATAGGTGACAGCAGTTCAAGTGATCCTTTTTGGGAAAATGCAGGTTCGGACTTTATTTTAGGAATAATAATGTATGAACTTTACAGAACAAGAGGAAAAGCAGGATTGGGAAATGTAGTTGATTTTATTACAGACGCTTCTAAACCTATAAATAAAAGAATGACAGAAATAATAACAAAACCTATGTTTGATAAAAATAATTTTGAAGATAGAGAAATAATGGAAAAATTAACTGAAATTTATCCTATGGAAGCAGATGTTGTAAAAAAAGGATTTCATCCGTTTGTAATAAGAGCAATGGCGGACACTTTGCAAAAAGGTGAAAAAACTATGGCAAGTATAATTGCTACTGCAAAAGCTGCATTATCAGTTTTTGAGCTTCCTACTGTTAAATACAATACAAGTGACAGTGACTTCAGAATAATGGATTTAATGGCAGGGGATAAGCCCATAAGTTTATATATTGTTATAGAACCGGGAGATTTGCAGGCATTAGCTCCATTATTAAGGATACTAATAATTCAGTGTGTTACATTGCTGACTCCGGAAATGGACTATACAGGAAATAATAAAAACGCAGTTAAATTCAAACATAGACTTCTTATGCTGCTTGATGAATTTCCAAGTATAGGAAAAATGGAAATTTTAGAAAAGGCAATAGGATATGTAGCAGGATATGGAATGAAAATGATGTTGGTAGTCCAATCTTTGGATCAGTTGAACAAAATATATACAAAAGACAATGCATTTTTATCAAATTGTCAAAATCAGATATTTTATACTTCAAATGAAAATCAGACATCAGAGTATATCAGTAAAACAATAGGGACAGAAACTGTTATTTCAAAATCATATTCAGGAGGAATTATAAAAAGAAATTCAACTATATCAAAAACCGGACGGGAATTGCTGAAAGCGGAAGAAATGAGAAGATTTCCGTTAGATAAGATTCTTTTGCTGGTTGGAGGGAAGTACCCTATACAAACTAAAAAAATACTGTTTTTTGACGACAAGAGATTTAAGCACAAAATAAAAATCCCTATTGATCCCACTCCTGCTATGCAGGCAGAAATGGAAATAATGAAAAGAATGAAAAAATAG
- a CDS encoding TrbI/VirB10 family protein codes for MTEREIAELTLNELKNDIEELKNTDDYVDEELRNSISQKQRKILGMADELEDRFSQISEKRSLRQKNIIEKNDINNIDENRDYSSENFKKNKNSTNNLNNDEVVYSEKKRKNNRFLLFILGIFALSLFGIVLYVSSPKNTKKEKINLADPNSFKLTDVDKSKEDEDKALVQENDNTNVETATGTTIPSIDDTDISKIPPGNDIDEQENNRNRDIEDINNAIAETENAQFETPQKSGSGNNGLSFINRSKEKDEEKNNEKQNSGSEEKNNILKRNVLNKVKSPYEVKQGSVIPATLDTEINTDLPGTILAHVREDVYDSITGNYLLIPKGSKLYGRYESSITAGQNRVLIVFDKLILTNGNHMDLLAMQGADRLGNSGLKDKRSNHILSLIGNAVFSSILNITNKLAGNTHFKIGKNVTVGLNGNVSSGGEEGNSSPYEAATAKILERAVDRQPTITIRKGYRFNIIVNEDLELEPLKKQKK; via the coding sequence ATGACAGAAAGAGAAATTGCCGAATTAACATTAAATGAGTTAAAAAATGATATAGAGGAATTAAAAAATACGGATGACTATGTAGACGAAGAACTAAGAAACAGCATTTCTCAAAAACAGAGAAAAATACTAGGTATGGCAGATGAATTGGAAGATAGATTTTCACAAATAAGTGAAAAAAGATCTTTAAGACAAAAAAATATTATTGAAAAAAATGATATTAACAATATAGACGAAAACAGAGATTATTCTTCAGAAAACTTTAAAAAGAACAAAAATAGTACTAATAACTTGAATAATGATGAAGTAGTTTATAGTGAGAAAAAAAGAAAAAATAACAGATTTTTATTGTTTATATTAGGGATTTTTGCTTTGAGCCTTTTCGGAATAGTACTTTATGTTTCAAGTCCTAAAAATACAAAAAAAGAAAAAATAAATTTAGCTGATCCGAACAGCTTTAAGCTTACAGATGTAGATAAAAGTAAAGAAGATGAAGATAAGGCGTTGGTACAAGAAAATGATAATACAAATGTTGAAACCGCTACAGGAACAACAATTCCTTCAATAGATGATACAGATATTTCAAAAATACCTCCGGGAAATGATATTGATGAACAGGAAAATAATAGAAATAGAGATATTGAGGATATAAATAATGCTATAGCTGAAACGGAAAATGCTCAATTTGAAACACCCCAAAAATCCGGAAGCGGTAATAACGGATTATCCTTTATTAATAGAAGTAAAGAAAAAGATGAAGAGAAAAATAATGAGAAACAGAATTCAGGCTCAGAAGAAAAAAATAATATATTAAAAAGAAATGTTCTGAATAAAGTAAAAAGTCCATATGAAGTAAAACAGGGGTCTGTAATACCTGCAACACTGGATACGGAAATTAATACAGATTTACCGGGAACAATTTTAGCACATGTAAGAGAAGATGTATATGATTCGATTACAGGGAATTATTTGTTAATCCCTAAGGGTTCCAAGTTATACGGACGATACGAAAGTTCTATTACAGCCGGTCAGAACAGGGTATTAATAGTATTTGATAAGCTTATTTTAACTAACGGAAATCATATGGATTTGTTGGCAATGCAGGGGGCAGACAGATTGGGGAATTCGGGATTAAAGGATAAAAGAAGCAATCATATTTTAAGTTTAATAGGAAATGCAGTTTTTTCAAGTATTCTAAATATAACAAATAAATTAGCAGGAAACACACATTTTAAAATAGGTAAGAATGTTACAGTAGGATTAAATGGAAATGTGTCAAGTGGAGGAGAAGAAGGAAATAGTTCTCCTTATGAAGCTGCAACGGCTAAAATTTTGGAAAGAGCTGTTGACAGACAACCTACAATAACGATAAGAAAAGGATACAGATTTAATATTATAGTTAATGAAGATCTGGAATTGGAACCATTGAAAAAACAAAAAAAATAA
- a CDS encoding TrbG/VirB9 family P-type conjugative transfer protein → MKKMTNKSLIILSLFLGTFLYASDSKAIKKLEEASQRYNKNVQILKGKNSVDNFEESEEIKSKLSIISGRAAAGLNIATEFNYYRTSVYEIYTKPNHTTSLKFSKDENIIYVGGGDKENWEVEETKGGGDDSTFLFIKPLLSDLETNFNVITDKRTYFISLKSTDSNYNPFVQWKYPYDATGMKFNVGQSKGEIKLNGNIDKLNFGYSYNKNKSFSPIQVFNDGEKTILIMPENLQEAPSIYGYGEDKQLSLINYRYVNNRIIIDKVVNRLQLILGKEKLDIKK, encoded by the coding sequence ATGAAGAAGATGACGAATAAAAGTTTGATTATACTGTCGTTATTTTTAGGAACATTTTTATATGCCAGTGATTCAAAAGCAATAAAAAAATTGGAAGAAGCAAGTCAAAGATATAATAAAAATGTTCAGATATTAAAAGGAAAAAATTCTGTTGATAATTTTGAAGAAAGTGAAGAAATAAAATCAAAGTTATCAATTATTTCAGGGCGAGCAGCAGCAGGATTAAATATAGCAACAGAATTTAACTATTACAGAACAAGCGTTTATGAAATTTATACAAAGCCTAACCATACTACAAGTTTAAAGTTTTCAAAAGATGAGAATATAATTTATGTAGGCGGAGGAGATAAAGAAAATTGGGAAGTGGAAGAAACAAAAGGCGGAGGAGATGATTCAACTTTTCTTTTTATAAAACCCCTTCTTTCAGATTTGGAAACAAATTTTAATGTCATTACGGATAAAAGAACTTATTTTATTTCCTTGAAATCAACAGACAGTAATTATAATCCGTTTGTACAATGGAAATATCCTTATGACGCAACAGGAATGAAATTTAATGTAGGGCAGAGTAAAGGAGAGATAAAATTAAACGGAAATATAGATAAGTTAAATTTTGGATATAGCTATAATAAGAATAAATCTTTTTCTCCGATTCAAGTATTTAATGACGGTGAAAAAACAATTTTAATTATGCCGGAAAATTTACAGGAAGCCCCGTCTATATATGGTTATGGAGAAGACAAACAACTATCTTTAATTAATTACAGATACGTAAATAATAGAATAATAATTGACAAGGTAGTAAACAGATTGCAACTTATATTAGGTAAAGAAAAATTGGATATAAAGAAATAG
- a CDS encoding type IV secretion system protein produces MNIKSIRKIKRKTEKNITTTSRNQDKLRMGIERYVDMGQIIQILSATCLILLVSTVISVGYSVYLSGKKEKGFGYILRVKENTGEPVSTEIYKNDTLNIGKNEIEFFLKKFIADTRTITLDRKIFESTIKNTNLFLTSETQKKVQSILSNEGVINFFDLKKTREVEILSISAIPETKNTYQVRWREKEYNENGTLTQRRNLNSILKINFFTPNKEQVSVNPIGMIITDFNLTQEN; encoded by the coding sequence GTGAATATAAAAAGTATAAGAAAAATTAAGAGAAAAACCGAAAAAAATATAACAACGACAAGCAGGAATCAGGATAAATTGAGAATGGGAATTGAAAGATATGTGGATATGGGACAGATAATACAGATTTTGTCAGCAACCTGTCTTATATTATTAGTTTCAACGGTTATTTCAGTCGGATATTCTGTGTATCTGTCAGGAAAAAAAGAAAAAGGTTTCGGATATATATTAAGAGTAAAAGAAAACACAGGAGAACCGGTAAGTACAGAAATTTATAAGAATGATACTTTGAATATCGGAAAAAATGAAATAGAATTTTTCTTAAAAAAATTTATAGCTGACACAAGAACAATAACACTGGATAGAAAAATTTTTGAATCAACTATAAAAAATACAAATTTATTCTTAACTTCCGAAACTCAAAAAAAAGTACAAAGTATATTGTCAAATGAAGGAGTAATTAATTTCTTTGATTTGAAAAAAACAAGAGAAGTTGAGATACTTTCAATTTCAGCTATTCCGGAAACTAAAAATACGTATCAGGTGAGATGGAGAGAAAAAGAATATAATGAAAATGGGACTTTAACACAAAGAAGAAATTTAAATTCAATTTTAAAGATAAACTTTTTTACTCCGAATAAAGAACAGGTATCAGTAAATCCTATAGGAATGATAATAACTGATTTTAATTTAACACAGGAGAATTAA
- a CDS encoding MobA/MobL family protein, with protein sequence MAIYYFKAKCGKKVLSHLEYIERVDKYKYKNDFVKSKAFNLPEDFENIKDFWESAVRYERKNANIYREYEIALPREFSNEKNIEILERFLEKIFGKDYVYNYAVHNPKGEQPHAHVMFCDRKLDGIERKKEKFFKRYNSEKPELGGAKKDEGLKKKKFLKCLEKVGKNI encoded by the coding sequence ATGGCAATTTATTATTTCAAAGCTAAATGCGGAAAGAAAGTGCTTTCACATTTAGAGTATATAGAAAGAGTTGATAAATATAAATATAAAAATGATTTTGTAAAGAGTAAGGCATTCAATCTTCCGGAAGATTTTGAAAATATAAAAGATTTTTGGGAAAGTGCAGTACGATACGAAAGAAAAAATGCAAATATTTACAGAGAGTATGAAATAGCTTTACCGAGAGAGTTTTCAAATGAAAAAAATATAGAAATATTAGAAAGATTTTTAGAGAAAATATTCGGAAAAGATTATGTATATAACTATGCAGTGCATAATCCTAAAGGGGAGCAACCTCATGCTCATGTTATGTTCTGCGATAGAAAATTAGATGGAATAGAAAGAAAAAAAGAAAAGTTTTTTAAAAGATATAATTCTGAAAAGCCTGAATTAGGGGGAGCTAAAAAAGATGAGGGATTAAAAAAAAAGAAATTCTTAAAATGTTTAGAAAAAGTTGGGAAAAACATTTAA